The segment CAAAACGATGAGAACACACAGGTCATTACGGCTTTTCTACAACATTTCACGTCAAATCAACAATTTAAACAGAGAAGGATATACAGTTAGATCATGTGTATCGTTTATGCGGCTAAAAAGAGAATACAGCTCTGCTGCCGAGCAGCTACAGGAACCTCAAGTTCAGGGCTCAGAGAAGGTATACCCgccgaaaattgaaaaaattgtggaTGAAATTAGTCAATTAACTTTATTAGAAGTGTGTGACTTGAATGAACTTCTGAAAACGAGACTAAAGATAAAAGATGGACCCGTTATGGCAATGGCGGGACCCGCTGTTGCAGCACCCAAGGAAGAGGACGATGAGGAGGTTGCTCCAAAGAGGGAGAAAACGGCATTCACCGTCAAACTAGTGAAATTCGACGACGCTAAGAAAATCACTCTTATCAAGGAACTCAAAAACATCATTCCTGACATTAATCTTGTACAGGCGAAAAAATTTGTGGAAGCTGTTCCGCAAATTGTTAAAGCAGATATCATGAAAGAGGAGGCAGAAAAATTGAAAGCATCAATAGAAGCTGTTGGAGGTGTTGTTGAGCTTGAGTGAGAGTGTGTATAATCTGGAACTCAGATGTAGAATAGTCTGCAACATAAACATCATTTTACTGTTGACATTGTGAACTTGTGTTGAGAGATGTATCTCTGTTTGTATCATTTTATGCATAGTGAccattgaaaaatgaattaaagagCATGATTATGATCAAAATGTCTCCTGTTTGATGCTATTGTATGTGAATCCTTTAATGTGATGGATATTTTGTAAAGtagattattgtttttttatatatcagtTAAAAAAGTTTCCAAAACTGAAAGTTTGAGCACGTATTGTAGTTAGTACTTTTGCTTACTCCTATAAGATAATTGATAGTGACTAATTGAGCAAATGTACAGAATTTTGGCAAGTTTCTTTGGCAAATCAGCAAATCATCAATTTAGGTCAGATATTTGTGTGGGGAGACAATACTTGTTGTCAATATCATAACATTGACTTACATGTTGAAGAAACTTAAGATGCAAATTAGATCATAGAACTTCATATGTTGTAATAAGACAATTTAAATATGCAATAATGCATTAAACAAAGTGAAACACTTGCAATGTAGGATTAATttgcatttgaaaaatttgtagAGTTTGATTTCCACCAAAGCAAACAAACATACTTGAAATAAGAGGGTAGAAAGAGGATTTTGTTAGACAAAGTGCCAAATAACTTAATTAGTATGTGAAGATCAATATAGTCTTCGGATTTCAATAATACTTGAATCACACAGTTTTTTGTTGAAGGATAATTGGGTATCCATCATGTTCATTGATTAAtcattttatccaaaaatattttactgaatGCTTAAGCTTTCCTTTTGTTCTTATGACAAAATATGTGTTATTGAACAATCTGTACATGTGTATCACATAAGGCTGCTAAAAAATGTCTTGTTCCCAAGGTAAATCATTGACGTATATAAACAGTCTATGAGttaacttttgaaaaacaaaagcCTTGAAATAgttattaatataatttgaaaataaacatcCACTCAATTATGAACTGAATAGATATAGAACATATtaagaagaaaaatcaaattggGCACTTTTCTATCTCCCAATTATATGTATGCACAAGTATTTTCAGTTGTTtaaagggcatggtcatgattttggtcaaaaattatttttccaattttaatatttacaatgcttcaggaaggcatttttaatagacaaccgaaatttgagtgtcatttgttgagttaaaagcgagttacagagcttgaaattcttcactatgtaaacaaagtgtttgtttacattttgaacgttgaagttaaaatttcaggtttaaacctaaaatgaatttgttaaaatttaggaactgtttatctatgccaaaataaataacaagatagacaaataagctggaaaagaTTTATgatggtatattgaacctatgtaaacaaaaacagggcatgagctttgtttacatgtcaaaGAATGGTGATCCctgcatcttgcttataactctacgaatgactctcaaatattatttgatcattagaaatgcatttctaaagcattgtaaataataaaaaccttaaaaataaaaaaaattgaccaaaatcgtgaccatgcccttttgaCTAACTATGTACTGTTTACTGTGAAGAATTCCAACAATGAATTCACGAGCTGAAAATTGTTACTGTGCAATACACTTAAAAAGCCTTCTCTTCTGTTGCATATATTAAATTACTGCTGCTGATCAGGGCTGCTGGTATAAGGTTTGCACATACTTTACCATCTGGAAAGAAAGGCTGTTGGTACGCGTATAAATTGACATTTAAATAAAGGGTATTATTCCATTACCTGTGGTTGTAGGGATTGGGAACAGGATAAGATGTGAAATGTTGATTACTGTTTCTAATACTTCTAGGATACGTCCGTGGATGACACCTCCTCTTGTTAGTTATATGTAActgttattaaaataaatgctaTTGTCAAGGATAAAATTCTATGATCCACTTTTCCCACCTTTGAAGCCCAAGGTCTTTCTTGagtttttaatgtatttcatcCATTATCATTTATATGATTACTATATAAGCAGATAGTTGATTTATCCATGCCTAAAGGTCATTGatcaataaaagaaatatgagTAGTCTGAGAACGCTTCTTGGGATACCCAATATTATACTGCAGCTGTACCTTATGTAATGTACCCGCCAATAGGACTTGTTTGGTCATGCGGCCAAAGCGGATAACAGCCTCTGATCTCttaaggccctgtcacaccaagctACGTCCccacggcgttgtaaaattcatggaatcgccgtaggatcgcaaggaaaattaagaaaaaatgtacagttttatttgaaaattttacaagtggagtcgtcacggcgtcctgacggcgaccGAGGCGTTCTTACGGAGCTCCCACGGCGTGTAACTGCTTTTCCATGAAGTTCTTGGCAATTAactgcgctctcgctgagtCTCCACCGCGCGCTCATGGCGTGCTAGGAGAttttaccgcgcgtccacggcgtgctctgcgcgctgactgcgtgcacaaTACCTTCTTGGAaggttaatattaatttgtacaattgtatgggaaacaaacaagaatttacaactagtaaacaaatgattaaaaaattgttttgattttatgaaaaggtacattgtaattgaaacatagttacttctaaacaatttgtgaaggaCTAGGATTAAACTCTTAGTATACgtagtcaggtctacaaaaaagatccgttattagttgttagaaaacatagaaaagatttgaaaacatcagaaccaaatggcatgaattccatctacgtccattgataggtcttggaatattagcaaattctactttttacatagtcatctacatccagtttgataattattacatcgcttgctattgtacaacagccattTTTCGACTTTTCGTGGTCTTGATGACAACACACtagaaacgccgtgggagcgcggtataaactcagaagaaacgtcacgagagcgcgatgaacgcaggcaacagctctttggggtcgctgtgtgaacgctgccaaatggaaaacaacttgttcaaacgctgtggaagcgcagtgagagcgcgatagagacgcagtgaaatcccaaaggactccgtgaggtctccgtgcaagcgcaattgacttatcactgcgtctacactgcgattagctgcgttccttgagcgcgccgacggagctcttgtggcgctgttggagatcttacggcgctggcacggcgacctcactacgcttctacggcgtgtttatcagaacgccgagccacggcgcgtactttgtgcatgttcaaagtgcgcgccgtcgcatggcgttaTTCAATGTTCAAGGCGATCCCACCGCGACggacgaagatgccgttgcgttCTTACGGTgctgtaggagactctactgTGTTAaccttggcgttttacattatttaagaaCGCAGCGGGATCGGCGTGAGGACGCAGCTcgggtgtgacaggggtttaaatCATGCACAACTTATGCACATTAGGTATTTGTGGTCAAAGGTCTTCGAAAACTCTAGCAAGATGTTGTTTATCCCTGGTATTCTATGTTGCCATTTTGCTAGTTAGTCGTTGCTATTAGCTGGCTCCAAGAAAGACTGTTCTTTCTGAATTTATGTTGCGCGTCATAATaatttttagacggtggctataaatagccacggtctattgctacggtcctgaccggaagagtatttctcacggggaccctagcggataacgaacgataactctgttagttacatgtacatgcaatgttatacagacaatgttttatctacgtgtcgatttcagtatgagaactaattttaatcttatcagatattttaagcattatagctgctaattattttgtacatacatttaaataatgtatgaaatcgtgttttattttaaatgagccgttaccctatctgcttacgcggtattaataatataagcaccaactgccagttttgacgtttaactctgtatcaggactgcataAACTATATCTCTGCGATAATTGGTCAAGAGATCTCACAATAattgcttcttgtttttttatgatataaataattgccagaaacacactatttaaactggtttgtcatttcatatttcagcaattatgcttcatcgataaattcagccattttcaacgcattagttttagttgagcagcatattttttgttgttgtagctTTTATTCCAAAGatttcacaacagatactgacaatgaatattacataaattacattttattgaacttcaaccgatcaatggcacagtttcttctacaagtgtgcatgtgttttcaaacacaaaaaaactttaaatttagatacaaatgtgttaaattttcgactgacctgtgatttacaatgTACCCTATTTTGTACCTCACTCAGTctgtagaaacattaattttattacaggcacctcaatgttcatcagacaatatttactgcagatgttgacgctttacttgctgctgactttctctcaaacacgctaatcgacgtcggattgtaaaattcacgtgcaaatcgagtcgccattttaaatgtttataaactacattttacgatgtttcaaagattttttgttcagattttttttttacatatgctgtaaaacgtcttatggatttcacggcgtgtcagctcgtgtatctctaatttgcagcaaacactagcttttttgtgagaaaaaacaatcGGTTTAACTCATGCAATgttccatatacatttatggtacattgtgaacggtaatgtaagatataataGTTTTGTTCACTAAACAGTTTCTGAAGAATTTTTCCACAATAAACTTAATAACGCAATTTgatgagcgaagtacaatcTGTGACTTTAAAACATATGCGCCCGTCTCTGCTATTTGAGAACCTTTTctttaggttttttttcttgggggggggggggggggttcactaacagataacattatttacacatgtacgtaaatatcgccccttttgttctcaaataatttttaactcgcgagtacaactctattatgagctttcttcgacatttgtttccatttacAAATAGGTGGGCATATATAAATTCGTcagtttgttgcgactcgcAATCGAAATACACACCAGTTAGAATGTGTCACCACTCTACGAAATGCTACATCGGCGgtagcgtatacatccatgctatatttgcgataaataatgaaacatgaaggcaaaaaatgtgcttcaatcatagatgactgtagtattctgctgagctacagaactgCAACTTTCCGGAAATGTTGCcgggatttgcgaaccctaAATCTATTGTATAGTAcatacatgcaaagaataaaatcatttaatgaaatgtatatacacagctgtacggtcagaaaaacATGCGGTCAActtggattttgtttgtttggtgtttttaaaaacttattttgaataatttatcaatatttgttgtaagtttactagaaaagtttaatgtagcaagtaaattatgcgtgttaaagtgtactgagaagcgataaaatatacatgtaactttcccaaattcattcaaatgatttgaataaatctatagctaaGTACAATTGgacaaatgtactttaaaacgtTGATGAATGAAACTGCTGCGactgaatattgtatgatatttttttcaaatttttattcactttcgttgtgagcaaatggaaataatccactaaagtcgaagataaaatattgattgactcttctgtttcatgatgacgtgcattccaaataccatttttatcaaacaggttcttgtaaaccattccgttttctttacacctaaatgtattaactgactatgaggaCAAAGGCAAGTGTGATGGTCCACGAAACTGCAACTTTTTCCCCGTGAAGAAATTGAGGAGACAataaacatactacatgtatgcccAAATATTTAGTAAAAACCTGATAAGTTTTTTATCATACtaaagctttatttgttctcgttactttgagaaatctacaataactttaaagcacaatagtccaatccacacttttcaaaagttgtttcccTTCTTTATACAATTTGGGCGTACTTTGATGAAAtctctttgaatttgatttattcattcaatatgtggtggcaacTCACATATTTAATGGGTCattctggggcaatcaaaatacaaacatgtagtacatgtattaccgaaaacggagttttaatgtcaactgatatagatacaaacatatagatacatagaggatatctatattgtgtgattttatatttgctttatccaacgagttgaaatggtgtatatattcgcgaggcttgccgagcgaatataaccatttcaacgagttggataaagcaaatataaaatcacacaattatagatgttctatttatctcatacaatttgatttatattatgaagcttttgagacagtcccttgtgtgacccaaattggtttttttcaaagattaaaaacgatgatgcaacgttgtgttatgcggctattgtgaccttgcgcaatacaatttagtacgtcattcctgagataaatctaactgttttaatgtaaagtttcactgaaataaaccttataataattttttagctctagataatttttcttagagcttattcacttgattaaatggaaattccgattagaagacttgaataatcaagtttgttgacatacacaaagttgcgaatgctcgttagtttgaattgactcgaacgaggaacaatTGCTAGTTGTTGatgcatgatgtttaataaaacaaacactaggctagccttatgattcaaaattgaaaatagtgaataaggatgcttactggtggtggaataaaagtctcatgaaacattatttcggtaagttcttgtatataaacacaaccagagcgccCTGTTTTcgtcgcgtcgtcaggatgaactccttgatagttaacgtaatttgtagttttataaacttcacaaagcaaattgaaagttggaagtgggctaaatttatcaaaaatcttgacaaacaagaaaaaagggtcttgtggttacggttatgaataactttgcaaaaaatgtgtgtgtgtggaggggggggggggctaacccccccccccccactcacaatagccccccggttccgacgcctgtgctacgcagttatgtgttttccttcatatttgtaatttcaatctttgacaaaatcaattttatattaatttttgtagtagatatagttatgttgaaagttttcgaaaataggtcactgaagcgttgaagcgaggggctgtgtcaaaagtagttccgaccggaagtatttgatatagcatcacctgtgtgatatagcaaaggtttatcacacgggtaatatacaccacacgtatgagataaaaacatatacacacaaacatatagatacaaacatatatatacaaacttctatactacaaaggctactgtgataaatctgtgagttttccccaaaagatgacgataaagagacacaacatttgtaaagtgtggattgtgatcacaactacgatttccacagaattatccatgtaggaaactcacgaccagttgtgcgagTAAGCGTTAAGTATTAGTACATGTTTGAGATACTGGCTGTGGATTTTGACAACAATAAAtaccatacatgtaatatgccactttcaaacggcgccaccgtctaacagtactttcagtactttgattattttttctaaatcttGGTGATTCATGGTGTAGGGCTTTATTACAGG is part of the Magallana gigas chromosome 3, xbMagGiga1.1, whole genome shotgun sequence genome and harbors:
- the LOC105332015 gene encoding large ribosomal subunit protein bL12m; the encoded protein is MRLKREYSSAAEQLQEPQVQGSEKVYPPKIEKIVDEISQLTLLEVCDLNELLKTRLKIKDGPVMAMAGPAVAAPKEEDDEEVAPKREKTAFTVKLVKFDDAKKITLIKELKNIIPDINLVQAKKFVEAVPQIVKADIMKEEAEKLKASIEAVGGVVELE